A single region of the Paenibacillus sp. genome encodes:
- a CDS encoding redoxin family protein yields the protein MAMRLYSALPDFSRAGDWLNRDGAAEPARRIGAPLLVHFWAADCELSKEAMPRVRRWRDAYGLAVVGVCAPRDGEAPGGFAAAAKAAADAWGIAHPVAIDAERALARAFGNACTPAYYLFDEAGLLRHAHTGGQGLGLLEQRIRKLVGTKPL from the coding sequence ATGGCGATGCGATTGTACAGCGCGCTGCCCGATTTTTCCCGCGCCGGCGATTGGTTGAACCGGGACGGGGCGGCGGAGCCCGCCCGCCGAATCGGCGCGCCGCTGCTCGTGCACTTCTGGGCCGCGGATTGCGAGCTCAGCAAGGAAGCGATGCCGCGCGTGCGGCGGTGGCGGGACGCGTACGGGCTCGCCGTCGTCGGCGTGTGCGCGCCGCGGGACGGCGAAGCGCCCGGCGGCTTCGCCGCTGCAGCGAAAGCGGCGGCGGACGCTTGGGGCATCGCGCATCCGGTCGCGATCGACGCGGAGCGCGCCTTGGCGAGAGCGTTCGGGAACGCATGCACGCCCGCGTATTACTTGTTCGACGAGGCCGGCTTGCTGAGGCACGCCCACACCGGCGGGCAAGGGCTCGGGCTGCTGGAGCAGCGCATTCGCAAATTGGTCGGAACGAAGCCGTTATAG
- a CDS encoding anti-sigma-I factor RsgI family protein: MRKGVVMEIGDRDAIVLTDSGAFVRVKRGGRPLAVGEEIELPAARRGLPRRALYAWTSTAAAAMLLVAFLFSMAPGGGPPVAAQPVAYVSIDINPSVELGIDAEQTVVEAEARNEDAEALLDGLTLIGEPLDTAVAEVMEAAETKLLAQLDEADIVITSVVVDETANVDEAGLQTKVQSEVTRVLQEHHAEAADRYRVTVWSAPKEVLEEAQSEGLSVGKMTFLLKALAKGVDVSAEELKGESIRDIAKRYQEQGLLESDPTFTKETMKELLKQAKEAIKENRDASKKNEDAGKAPEGETEAGGGEGNGNAGNNGNANGAGNGNGNGNGNGNGSAKDNKGNGNNGQSGGANHGKNQSKPPQKPSSSEASDDKSGDDIDVDLEVDVDVVSGDDDEADGGESGDDLVKGSGHGSGGSGSAGGKNEDKKENDAKDQGGQGRDKKAESGQGGQGAESSSGGSAKDKSSSGSGEPPGNEKKETPKESGEQEKKTSGSGSEAGSASASSDASTGGAPANGKAEERKAEKAKDAGSGENGKNESAPNAGSGSSIESRGSGGASDGAEGREKEQGNGNEKDKS, translated from the coding sequence ATGAGGAAAGGCGTCGTCATGGAAATCGGCGATCGGGACGCGATCGTGCTGACGGATTCGGGCGCATTCGTGCGCGTCAAACGGGGCGGACGGCCGCTCGCCGTCGGCGAGGAGATCGAGCTTCCCGCCGCCCGCAGAGGGCTGCCGAGGCGGGCGCTGTACGCATGGACGTCGACGGCCGCCGCAGCCATGCTGCTCGTCGCGTTCCTGTTCTCGATGGCGCCGGGAGGCGGACCGCCGGTCGCTGCGCAGCCCGTCGCGTACGTGTCCATCGACATCAACCCGAGCGTAGAGCTCGGCATCGACGCGGAGCAGACGGTCGTGGAAGCGGAGGCCCGCAACGAGGACGCGGAGGCGCTGCTCGACGGGCTGACGCTCATCGGCGAGCCGCTGGATACGGCGGTCGCGGAGGTGATGGAAGCGGCCGAAACGAAGCTGCTCGCGCAGCTGGACGAAGCCGACATCGTCATCACGAGCGTCGTCGTCGACGAAACGGCGAACGTCGACGAAGCCGGCCTCCAAACGAAGGTGCAGTCCGAGGTGACTCGCGTGCTGCAGGAGCATCATGCGGAGGCGGCGGACCGGTACCGGGTGACCGTCTGGTCGGCGCCAAAGGAAGTGCTGGAGGAAGCGCAGTCGGAGGGTCTGTCCGTCGGAAAAATGACGTTCCTCTTGAAGGCGCTGGCGAAGGGCGTCGACGTATCCGCCGAAGAGCTGAAGGGCGAATCGATCCGCGACATCGCGAAGCGATATCAGGAGCAGGGGCTGCTGGAATCGGATCCGACGTTCACGAAGGAGACGATGAAAGAGCTGCTCAAGCAGGCGAAAGAGGCGATCAAAGAAAACCGCGACGCATCCAAAAAGAACGAGGACGCCGGGAAAGCGCCCGAAGGCGAAACCGAAGCCGGCGGAGGCGAAGGGAACGGCAACGCCGGGAACAACGGCAACGCCAACGGCGCCGGCAATGGGAACGGAAACGGAAACGGAAACGGAAACGGCTCCGCCAAAGATAATAAAGGCAACGGGAACAACGGCCAAAGCGGGGGAGCGAATCACGGGAAAAACCAAAGCAAACCGCCGCAGAAACCGAGCTCATCCGAAGCGTCGGACGATAAGTCCGGCGACGACATCGATGTCGACCTTGAGGTTGACGTCGATGTCGTGTCTGGCGACGACGATGAAGCGGACGGCGGGGAGAGCGGCGACGACCTCGTGAAGGGCTCCGGGCACGGTTCCGGCGGTTCCGGTTCCGCCGGGGGCAAGAACGAGGACAAGAAAGAGAACGACGCCAAGGATCAGGGCGGCCAGGGCCGGGACAAGAAAGCGGAGTCCGGCCAAGGCGGCCAAGGCGCCGAGTCGTCTTCGGGCGGATCCGCCAAGGACAAGTCGTCTTCCGGTTCGGGCGAGCCGCCGGGGAACGAGAAGAAGGAGACGCCGAAGGAAAGCGGCGAGCAAGAGAAAAAGACCAGCGGATCGGGCTCTGAAGCCGGGTCCGCTTCGGCGTCTTCGGACGCGTCGACCGGCGGCGCCCCCGCGAACGGGAAAGCGGAAGAGCGGAAAGCGGAGAAGGCGAAGGACGCCGGTTCGGGCGAAAACGGAAAGAACGAGTCCGCGCCGAACGCGGGATCGGGATCGAGCATCGAGTCGCGCGGCTCGGGAGGCGCCTCGGACGGAGCCGAGGGCCGGGAGAAGGAACAAGGGAACGGGAACGAAAAAGACAAGTCGTAA
- the sigI gene encoding RNA polymerase sigma factor SigI → MKRVILLLIQKWLTKRRKPAAEASGEAIEVEVAAIQAGDDALREDVLSRYQPYVAKTAARFCKRYVDPESDDEYSIALSAFNEAIDAFDAKAGRSFLSFAETVIRRRLTDFVRKEQRHASHIPQSAFLTEDEEGETFDRIDVDASVDRFQLDRDNEERKLEIETLNRELADYGISFADLVEGSPKHEDTRRSLISIGVAISRDRSLFEPLTSKKTLPLKELSERVEVSRKTLERGRKYIIAVALIHLGHYPHLQSYVTPRTPASASAGVAGRSGEARGWEA, encoded by the coding sequence GTGAAACGGGTGATCCTGCTGCTGATCCAGAAGTGGCTGACCAAACGGCGCAAACCGGCCGCCGAGGCGTCCGGGGAAGCGATCGAGGTCGAGGTGGCCGCGATCCAAGCCGGCGACGACGCGCTGCGCGAGGACGTATTGAGCCGCTATCAGCCGTACGTGGCCAAAACAGCGGCCCGCTTCTGCAAACGGTACGTCGACCCCGAATCCGACGACGAATACAGCATCGCCCTGTCCGCTTTCAACGAAGCGATCGACGCGTTCGACGCGAAGGCGGGGCGGTCGTTCCTCAGCTTCGCGGAGACGGTGATCCGCAGAAGGCTGACCGATTTCGTCCGCAAGGAGCAGCGTCATGCGTCTCACATTCCGCAGAGCGCTTTCTTGACCGAGGACGAGGAGGGCGAGACGTTCGATCGGATCGACGTCGACGCGTCGGTCGACCGATTCCAGCTCGACCGGGACAACGAAGAGCGCAAGCTCGAAATCGAGACGCTCAACCGGGAGCTCGCGGACTACGGCATTTCGTTCGCGGATCTCGTCGAAGGCAGTCCCAAGCATGAAGATACGCGGCGGTCGCTCATTTCGATCGGCGTCGCGATCAGCCGAGACCGCAGCTTGTTCGAGCCGCTCACGAGCAAGAAGACGTTGCCTCTCAAAGAGTTGTCGGAACGTGTCGAAGTTTCTCGCAAAACATTGGAACGCGGGCGCAAATACATTATCGCCGTCGCGTTGATTCATCTTGGACATTATCCGCATCTGCAGTCTTATGTAACGCCTCGGACGCCGGCAAGCGCTTCGGCGGGCGTTGCGGGACGCAGCGGCGAGGCAAGGGGGTGGGAAGCATGA
- a CDS encoding ATP-binding protein, producing the protein MQVFERSPVPFYTIDRTFRILSCSASALDMFAETDSFLELIAEESLNDASALLLPKEKPFSVELHMITKRGAIAAFQVFAEWSGAEPDRANVVCIERQTRAKGGRGRANGGRTAAPDVRREFDFLRVIAELSAKVDLIGDIAAGFAHEIRNPLTTVRGFVQLLRPSLSDIGKEQYADIVLSEINRANDILNQFMNCSRPPAPQRKPVEAGQLIKQAMSELEEEAAAAGCDVRFRNSSAPLSLYVDVLQIRQALINLIRNGIDAVLRGGAGGSVEIEAVRAEDGVQIRVRDNGIGMDPKTLSRLFVPFFTTKDGALGLGLTACRRIVENHGGTLMVESLPGKGSTFVIQFTHHTLQEE; encoded by the coding sequence ATGCAAGTGTTCGAGCGTTCGCCGGTACCGTTTTATACGATCGACCGAACTTTTCGAATATTGTCGTGCTCGGCCAGCGCGTTGGACATGTTCGCGGAAACGGACAGCTTTCTCGAGCTGATCGCCGAGGAAAGCCTGAACGACGCGAGCGCCCTGCTGCTGCCGAAGGAGAAACCGTTCTCCGTCGAGCTGCACATGATCACGAAGCGGGGCGCCATCGCGGCGTTTCAAGTATTCGCGGAATGGAGCGGGGCGGAGCCGGACCGAGCGAACGTCGTCTGCATTGAGCGGCAAACCCGCGCGAAGGGCGGACGCGGCCGCGCGAACGGCGGGCGGACCGCGGCGCCGGACGTCCGGCGGGAGTTCGATTTCTTGCGCGTCATCGCGGAGCTGTCCGCCAAGGTCGACTTGATCGGAGATATCGCCGCCGGCTTCGCGCACGAAATTCGCAACCCGCTGACGACCGTGCGGGGGTTCGTTCAGCTGCTGCGGCCGTCGCTTTCGGACATCGGCAAAGAGCAATACGCCGACATCGTCTTGTCCGAAATCAACCGCGCCAACGACATTTTAAATCAATTCATGAATTGTTCCCGTCCGCCGGCGCCGCAGCGCAAGCCCGTCGAGGCCGGGCAGCTCATCAAGCAGGCGATGTCCGAGCTGGAGGAGGAGGCGGCCGCCGCCGGCTGCGACGTTCGGTTCCGGAACTCGTCCGCGCCGTTGTCGCTCTACGTCGACGTCCTTCAGATCCGCCAAGCGCTGATCAATTTGATCCGCAACGGCATCGACGCGGTGCTGCGCGGGGGCGCGGGCGGCTCGGTCGAAATCGAGGCGGTTCGCGCCGAAGACGGCGTCCAAATTCGCGTCAGGGACAACGGCATCGGCATGGATCCGAAAACGCTGTCCCGGCTGTTCGTGCCCTTCTTCACGACGAAGGACGGCGCATTGGGGCTCGGTCTCACCGCTTGCCGCCGCATCGTCGAAAACCATGGCGGCACGCTGATGGTGGAAAGCCTCCCCGGCAAAGGTTCGACGTTCGTCATTCAATTTACCCATCATACGCTGCAGGAGGAGTAA
- a CDS encoding aldo/keto reductase, with protein sequence MRYNVFGRTGHTVSALGFGAMNLPNVSLEQAKEALNYALDHGINYIDTAAGYRNSEEIIGESISHRRGEYFLATKTNQREYAKAKEEIERSLKRMKTDYVDLLQIHYVNKPQEFKLAMAEDGAYQAALEAKREGKVRFIGITGHRPDLLACWIEPGQFDQVLFHLSLVQTFALNELIPAANRLGMGKVAMKPLSGGFVQPVEKALRYTYSQDVHTMISGMVSVEEVKQNLKALETEVEAEERSELESLAAKLSEHNCRRCNYCSCPIEIPIPDMMISSVIRRELGLLPRGQAFYEKHKSKIVSCADYEPCKEKPLCEEKCPYHLPMQRTIQQTAAALV encoded by the coding sequence ATGCGCTACAACGTATTTGGCCGCACGGGACACACCGTCTCCGCCCTCGGTTTCGGCGCGATGAACTTGCCGAACGTATCGCTGGAACAAGCGAAAGAGGCGCTGAACTACGCCTTGGATCACGGCATCAATTATATCGACACCGCTGCGGGGTACCGCAACAGCGAAGAAATTATCGGCGAATCGATCAGCCACCGCCGCGGCGAATATTTCCTCGCGACGAAGACGAACCAGCGCGAATACGCGAAGGCGAAGGAAGAGATCGAACGAAGCCTGAAACGCATGAAGACGGATTACGTCGACCTGCTCCAGATTCATTACGTCAACAAACCGCAGGAATTCAAACTAGCGATGGCCGAAGACGGCGCCTACCAGGCCGCCCTCGAGGCGAAGCGCGAAGGCAAAGTGCGCTTCATCGGCATCACTGGGCACCGCCCGGATTTGCTGGCGTGCTGGATCGAGCCCGGCCAATTCGACCAAGTGCTGTTCCATCTGAGCTTGGTGCAGACGTTCGCGCTGAACGAGTTGATCCCTGCGGCGAATCGGCTAGGCATGGGCAAGGTCGCCATGAAACCGCTGTCGGGCGGCTTCGTGCAGCCGGTCGAGAAAGCGCTGCGCTACACGTACAGCCAAGACGTACATACGATGATTTCCGGCATGGTCAGCGTCGAAGAGGTGAAGCAAAACCTGAAGGCGCTCGAAACCGAGGTCGAAGCGGAGGAGCGGAGCGAGCTGGAGTCGCTCGCCGCGAAGCTGTCGGAGCACAACTGCCGTCGCTGCAACTATTGCTCCTGCCCGATCGAAATTCCGATTCCGGACATGATGATCTCGAGCGTCATTCGCAGGGAGCTCGGGCTGCTGCCGCGCGGTCAGGCGTTCTACGAGAAGCATAAAAGCAAAATCGTCTCGTGCGCCGATTACGAGCCGTGCAAGGAAAAGCCGCTGTGCGAAGAGAAATGTCCGTACCATCTGCCGATGCAGCGAACGATCCAGCAGACGGCGGCGGCGCTGGTCTGA
- a CDS encoding cation:proton antiporter, with protein MEHGASLTSLMIVVGIAFLVPVALHRLRLRVLPVIVAEILAGVVVGKSGLNWIAEDPYLELLSALGLIYLMFLSGLELDFSVIGAGKRKRGGANVLRIGLALSGAVLAAAGLLAFGLQAAGLVAEPIFFTIVISAVSLGIVVPVLKEKRLMETVVGQAILLVTVVLDLAAMLLLAFYISLRSQNMQDLLELALFFALVYAAYRIIRRLLERKGTDLLKAGTIQIGTRAVFALILLFVALSETLGVELILGAFLAGAVVSLMMPKKEFVHKLETFGYGFLIPIFFVMVGANLDLGALLGDATALALLPALLFSFYAAKMVPSLLLKKWFGGREAFGAGVLLSANLSLVVAAAEVAVKFHIIDEGMRGALILVAVLSCFISPIVFGKFFPRQEAKRTAIGIVGANHITLPVSLDLEREQYDVELFTAAAEEAGKDAKATRFPLREVERLDAAALAEAGLFGKDVVVLATADDDVNLALAREAKERGVERVVARVETPGSLEAVEMPDVQLISSLYAARTLLKAVIEHPSAVQLITQHDDSIQEAELRNPAYDGMLLRQLPFLGDALVMRIFRGDSFVVPHGNTEVKLGDRLLISGDAERIADIQREMS; from the coding sequence TTGGAACACGGCGCATCGCTTACATCGTTAATGATCGTCGTCGGCATCGCCTTCCTGGTGCCGGTGGCGCTGCATCGGCTGCGGCTTCGCGTGCTTCCGGTCATCGTCGCGGAAATTCTTGCGGGCGTCGTCGTCGGGAAAAGCGGCTTGAACTGGATCGCGGAAGATCCGTACTTGGAGCTGTTGTCGGCTCTCGGCTTAATTTATCTTATGTTTCTAAGCGGCTTGGAGCTCGACTTCTCCGTGATCGGCGCGGGCAAGCGGAAGCGCGGCGGCGCGAACGTGCTGCGCATCGGGCTCGCCCTGTCGGGAGCGGTGCTCGCCGCGGCGGGTCTGCTGGCGTTCGGCTTGCAGGCTGCGGGACTCGTCGCCGAGCCGATCTTTTTCACGATCGTCATTTCCGCCGTCTCGCTCGGGATCGTCGTTCCGGTGCTGAAAGAGAAGCGGCTGATGGAAACGGTCGTCGGACAAGCGATCCTGCTCGTCACCGTCGTGCTCGATTTGGCGGCGATGCTGCTGCTCGCGTTCTACATCAGCCTGCGCTCCCAAAACATGCAGGATCTGCTGGAGCTGGCGCTGTTTTTCGCGCTGGTGTACGCCGCCTACCGGATTATTCGCCGGCTGCTCGAGCGCAAAGGGACCGACCTGCTGAAGGCGGGCACGATTCAGATCGGCACGAGGGCGGTGTTCGCGCTCATCCTGTTGTTCGTGGCGCTGTCCGAGACGCTCGGCGTCGAGCTCATCCTCGGGGCGTTCCTCGCCGGGGCGGTCGTGTCGCTTATGATGCCGAAGAAGGAATTCGTGCATAAGCTCGAGACGTTCGGCTACGGCTTCCTCATCCCGATCTTCTTCGTGATGGTCGGCGCGAATCTCGATCTGGGCGCGCTGCTCGGCGACGCGACCGCGCTCGCGCTGCTGCCCGCGCTGTTGTTCAGCTTCTACGCCGCGAAAATGGTGCCGTCCTTGCTCCTGAAAAAATGGTTCGGCGGGCGCGAAGCGTTCGGCGCCGGCGTGCTGCTGTCGGCGAATCTGAGCCTCGTCGTGGCGGCCGCGGAAGTCGCGGTCAAATTTCACATCATCGACGAAGGGATGCGGGGGGCGCTCATTCTCGTCGCCGTGCTGAGCTGCTTCATTTCGCCGATCGTCTTCGGCAAGTTTTTCCCGAGGCAGGAGGCGAAGCGGACCGCGATCGGCATCGTCGGGGCCAATCACATTACGCTGCCTGTCTCGCTCGATTTGGAGCGGGAGCAGTACGACGTGGAGCTGTTCACGGCGGCCGCCGAGGAGGCGGGCAAGGATGCCAAGGCGACGCGCTTCCCGCTGCGGGAGGTGGAGCGGCTCGACGCCGCCGCGCTTGCGGAGGCGGGGCTGTTCGGCAAGGACGTCGTCGTGCTCGCCACGGCGGACGACGACGTCAACCTCGCGCTCGCCCGGGAGGCGAAAGAGCGGGGCGTAGAGCGGGTCGTCGCCCGCGTCGAAACGCCCGGCAGCCTTGAAGCGGTCGAAATGCCTGACGTGCAGCTGATCTCCTCGCTGTACGCGGCCAGGACGCTGCTTAAGGCCGTCATCGAGCATCCGAGCGCGGTGCAGCTTATTACGCAGCACGACGATTCGATCCAGGAGGCGGAGCTTCGCAACCCGGCGTACGACGGCATGCTGCTTCGCCAGCTGCCGTTCCTCGGCGACGCGCTCGTCATGCGCATCTTCCGCGGCGATTCGTTCGTCGTGCCGCACGGCAACACCGAGGTGAAGCTCGGCGACCGGCTGCTCATCAGCGGCGACGCGGAGCGCATCGCGGATATTCAACGCGAGATGTCGTAA
- the gcvH gene encoding glycine cleavage system protein GcvH: MNVPAHLKYTEEHEWVSVEGKLATVGITEFAQGELGDIVFVELPKVGATVSLGQPFGSVESVKTVSELYAPVTGKVVKVNEALTDAPERINASPYEDGWMIVVEIENDGELEKLWTAEKYIETYGD; encoded by the coding sequence ATGAACGTACCCGCGCATTTGAAGTATACCGAAGAGCATGAATGGGTCAGCGTCGAAGGCAAGCTGGCGACCGTCGGCATTACGGAATTCGCGCAAGGGGAGCTGGGCGACATCGTGTTCGTCGAGCTGCCGAAGGTCGGCGCGACCGTGTCGCTCGGCCAGCCGTTCGGCAGCGTGGAATCCGTGAAGACGGTGTCGGAGCTGTACGCGCCGGTGACCGGCAAAGTGGTGAAGGTGAACGAGGCGCTGACGGACGCGCCCGAGCGCATCAACGCGTCGCCGTACGAGGACGGATGGATGATCGTCGTGGAAATCGAGAACGACGGCGAACTGGAGAAACTCTGGACGGCGGAGAAATACATAGAAACCTACGGAGACTAA
- a CDS encoding glycoside hydrolase family 15 protein — translation MPRHLVTGNGKMLINLDRNGYIRDLYYPYVGQLNHVSGYHCRVGVWVAGEFAWLADDAWQRTLDYEDDSLVTRLTASHPRLGVTLTINDGVHQREDIFIRRFTVRNDADHEREVRLFFHQDLVINETEVGDTAAYYPANNTVFHYKRDHYFMFNGSTGQEGIYQYTTGVKRFHQAEGTWKDAEDGHLMGNPIAQGSVDSTISFRLFVQPNDSHTMYYWMTAGHTLDEVRKLNTYVRESGPGNLLDRTKIYWQRWVNKQSRGFADLRGDVVSMYKQSLLTVRTQIDERGAIIAANDTDILNYNRDHYSYMWPRDGALVAYAMSMAGYQGMVVPFFHFCAKAITEEGYLHHKYNPDGTVGSSWHPYVHNGQQQLPIQEDETALVLFALWADYAKHGVIELPQSLYPSLIRKAARFLYSYVDPELQLPKPSYDLWEERYGIYTFTASAVYGGMVAAANFARLFGDDARCSRYEQAAERIKNGILTHLWDEEAGRFARGLQLKDGRWERDMTLESSIFGIFEFGVLPATDERVVRTMKQIKEGLSIKTEVGGIARYHQDHYFQRSTDLDVVPGNPWIICTLWMAEFEIETASSLADLESPRRTLEWVVDHAMESGVLSEQLDPFDGSPLSVAPLTWSHATFVLAVIKYLDKYEQLKRA, via the coding sequence GTGCCAAGGCATCTCGTAACCGGCAACGGCAAAATGCTCATCAATCTGGATCGGAACGGTTATATTCGTGACTTGTATTACCCTTATGTCGGACAATTAAACCATGTGAGCGGCTACCACTGCCGGGTCGGCGTTTGGGTCGCCGGCGAATTCGCCTGGCTCGCGGACGACGCGTGGCAGCGTACGCTCGATTACGAGGACGACTCGCTCGTGACGCGGCTCACCGCCTCGCACCCGAGGCTCGGGGTGACGCTGACGATCAACGACGGTGTGCACCAGCGAGAGGATATTTTCATCCGCCGCTTTACTGTCCGCAACGACGCCGATCATGAACGCGAAGTGCGGTTGTTCTTCCACCAAGACCTCGTCATCAACGAAACCGAAGTCGGCGACACCGCAGCCTACTACCCCGCGAACAACACGGTTTTCCATTACAAAAGGGATCACTACTTCATGTTCAACGGCTCCACCGGACAAGAAGGCATTTATCAATATACTACAGGCGTCAAGCGATTTCATCAAGCGGAAGGCACATGGAAAGACGCGGAAGACGGTCATCTCATGGGCAATCCGATCGCGCAGGGCTCCGTAGACAGCACGATTTCGTTCCGGCTGTTCGTGCAGCCGAACGACTCGCACACGATGTATTACTGGATGACCGCCGGACATACGCTCGACGAAGTGCGGAAGCTGAATACTTACGTTCGCGAAAGCGGCCCGGGCAACCTGCTCGACCGCACCAAAATTTACTGGCAGCGCTGGGTCAACAAGCAGTCGCGCGGCTTCGCCGATTTACGCGGCGACGTCGTGTCCATGTATAAGCAGAGCCTGCTGACCGTGCGGACGCAAATCGACGAGCGCGGCGCCATTATCGCGGCCAACGACACCGACATCTTGAACTACAACCGCGACCATTACAGCTATATGTGGCCGCGGGACGGTGCTCTCGTCGCCTACGCGATGTCGATGGCGGGCTATCAGGGCATGGTCGTGCCGTTCTTCCATTTTTGCGCGAAGGCGATTACGGAGGAAGGCTACCTCCACCATAAATACAACCCGGACGGCACCGTCGGCTCGTCGTGGCACCCGTACGTGCACAACGGCCAGCAGCAGCTGCCGATCCAGGAGGACGAAACGGCGCTCGTCCTGTTCGCCCTGTGGGCGGACTACGCCAAGCACGGCGTCATCGAGCTGCCGCAGTCGCTGTACCCGAGCCTCATCCGGAAGGCCGCCCGCTTCCTCTACTCGTACGTCGATCCGGAGCTGCAGCTTCCGAAGCCGAGCTACGACCTGTGGGAGGAACGGTACGGCATCTACACGTTCACGGCGTCGGCCGTGTACGGCGGTATGGTGGCGGCGGCGAACTTCGCGAGATTGTTCGGCGACGACGCGCGCTGCAGCCGGTACGAGCAGGCCGCTGAGCGGATTAAGAACGGCATCCTGACTCATCTGTGGGACGAGGAAGCCGGCCGCTTCGCACGCGGACTGCAGCTGAAGGACGGGCGCTGGGAGCGCGACATGACGCTGGAGAGCAGCATCTTCGGCATTTTCGAGTTCGGGGTGCTTCCGGCGACGGACGAGCGGGTCGTCCGAACGATGAAGCAAATCAAGGAAGGGCTGTCGATCAAAACGGAGGTCGGCGGCATCGCGAGATACCATCAAGACCATTACTTCCAGCGGTCGACCGACCTGGACGTCGTGCCGGGCAACCCGTGGATCATCTGCACCCTGTGGATGGCGGAGTTCGAGATCGAGACGGCGTCGTCGCTCGCCGATCTGGAGTCGCCGCGCCGGACGCTGGAGTGGGTCGTCGATCACGCGATGGAAAGCGGCGTCTTGTCCGAGCAGCTCGATCCGTTCGACGGCAGCCCGCTGTCGGTCGCCCCGCTCACGTGGTCGCACGCGACGTTCGTGCTGGCGGTGATCAAGTACTTGGATAAATACGAGCAGTTGAAACGCGCGTAA
- a CDS encoding sulfite oxidase-like oxidoreductase — MIFTRSNATTSGRIPPGQTLTTGFPVLHYGDVARYKDVSKEWNLRVFGLVEEELELSYDEFMALPRREFGNDIHCVTTWSKLDNVWEGVPVAEVVNRVKLKPEAKYVMLHAEHGWTTNLPLEDFMRETTFFGLKHNGEPLTPEHGAPVRMVVPHLYFWKSAKWLRGIELMAKDKPGFWERNGYHMYGDPWKEQRYDFD; from the coding sequence ATGATATTTACACGATCGAACGCGACAACGAGCGGCCGCATTCCGCCGGGGCAGACGCTGACGACCGGCTTTCCGGTGCTCCATTACGGCGATGTGGCGCGATACAAGGACGTAAGCAAAGAATGGAACCTTCGCGTGTTCGGCTTGGTCGAAGAGGAGCTCGAGCTGTCGTACGACGAGTTCATGGCGCTGCCGAGACGCGAATTCGGCAACGACATTCACTGCGTCACGACGTGGTCCAAGCTCGATAACGTGTGGGAAGGCGTGCCGGTCGCGGAAGTGGTGAACCGGGTCAAGCTGAAGCCGGAAGCGAAGTACGTCATGCTGCACGCCGAACACGGGTGGACGACGAACCTGCCGCTCGAGGATTTCATGCGCGAGACGACGTTCTTCGGCCTGAAGCATAACGGCGAGCCGCTCACGCCCGAGCACGGCGCTCCGGTCCGCATGGTCGTGCCGCACCTGTACTTCTGGAAAAGCGCGAAATGGCTTCGGGGCATCGAGCTGATGGCGAAGGATAAGCCGGGCTTTTGGGAGCGCAACGGATATCACATGTACGGCGACCCGTGGAAAGAGCAACGATACGATTTCGACTAA